Proteins from one Egibacteraceae bacterium genomic window:
- a CDS encoding DUF5615 family PIN-like protein, which yields LLDENFPLQLYRRLGDAGYEAEHITALGLRGLSDDAIRQRLATEADLLFLTQDTQFADLAPDIVATVMISRVPQAIPTTRRVELWEHAIDGFLLHPISGRLFEVLGDARVVAWDFRP from the coding sequence CCTCCTCGACGAGAACTTCCCCCTCCAGCTCTACCGGCGCCTCGGCGATGCCGGCTACGAGGCCGAGCACATCACCGCCCTCGGCCTGCGGGGCCTCTCCGACGACGCCATCCGCCAACGGCTGGCCACCGAGGCCGACCTGTTGTTCCTCACCCAGGACACCCAGTTCGCAGACCTAGCTCCCGACATCGTGGCCACCGTCATGATCTCCCGGGTCCCCCAGGCCATCCCCACCACCCGACGAGTCGAGCTGTGGGAGCACGCCATCGACGGCTTCCTTCTGCACCCCATCTCGGGAAGGCTCTTCGAGGTCCTCGGCGACGCACGGGTGGTGGCCTGGGACTTCCGGCCGTGA